The segment GGCGGCCCGGTCGAGCGGGTGATCGCGCAACTCTCGGGCGCCGACACCGGCGGCACGTCGCGCATTTCCGGCGGCGGCGATTTCGCGCAGCGCGCGCCGGGACAGCTCGGCGCCGGCGCCGACGCGGTCAATTCGAAATATCGCGGCGCCCAGGGGCTCGATCCCGAGTTCATCAAGAAGCTGGAAAAGCAGTTCGGCTTCGACAAGCCCGCGCCCGAGCGCTTCCTGATGATGGTCTGGAATTATGCGCGGTTCGATTTCGGCGACAGCTATTTCCGCACGGTCAGCGTCATCCAGCTCGTCAAGGAGAAGCTGCCGGTCTCGATCTCGCTCGGCATCTGGCTGACGCTGCTGACATATCTGATCTCGATCCCGCTCGGCATCCGCAAGGCGGTCAGGGACGGCACCCGCTTCGACATGTGGACCTCGACGGTGATCGTGCTCGGCTACGCCATCCCCGGCTTCCTGTTCGCGATCCTCTTGATCATCCTGTTTGCCGGCGGCTCCTTCTTCAACTGGTTCCCGCTGCGCGGGCTGACGTCGGACGGCTGGTCGCAGTATCCGTGGTATTGGAAGATCATCGATTATTTCTGGCACCTGACGCTGCCCTTGATCTCGCTGGCGCTCGGTGCGTTCGCGACCATGACGTTCCTCACCAAGAACTCGTTCCTCGACGAGATCCGCAAGCAGTATGTGATGACTGCGCGGGCCAAGGGCTGTAGCGAGAACCAGGTGCTCTATGGCCACATCTTCCGCAACGCGATGCTGATCGTGATCGCGGGCTTTCCCGGCGCCTTCATCGGCGCCTTCTTCTCAGGCTCGCTGCTGATCGAGACCATCTTTTCCCTGGATGGGCTGGGATTGCTCGGGTTCGAGAGCGTGCTCAACCGCGACTATCCCGTCGTGTTCGGCACGCTCTACATCTTCTCCCTCATCGGCCTCGTGGTGAGCCTGATTTCGGATCTGACCTATATGTGGATCGATCCAAGGATCGATTTCGAGGCGCGGGAGGTGTGATGACGATCACCGCGCCAAATCCGCCTGAGACCAATACGACGTCGCCGCCCGGCGCCGCCACGCCGGTTGCGCGCAAGCCGTTCGTGCCGTCGCCGCTCAACCGGCGCCGCTGGCAGAATTTCAAGGCGAACCGGCGCGGCTACTGGTCGTTCTGGATCTTCATGGTCCTGTTCGTGGTGTCGCTCTGCGCCGAGCTGATCGCCAACGACCGGCCGTTCCTGATCAAGTATGACGGCCATCTCTATTGGCCGGCCTTCGTGACCTATTCGGAGACGACCTTCGGCGGCGACTTCGAGACCGCGGCCGACTACCGCGATCCGTATTTGCAGAAGCTGATCAAGGACAAGGGCGGCAGCATCGTCTGGCCGCTGATCCGCTACTCCTATGGCACCCACAATCTCGACCTGCCGACGCCGGCGCCGTCGCCGCCCACCTGGTGGCTGACGGAGGCGCAGTGCAAGCCGGTGGTGGAGAAGAAGGGCCTGAAGGGCTGCCGTGACCTCGAATACAACTGGCTTGGCACCGACGACCAGGGCCGCGACGTGGTCGCGCGGATGATCTACGGTTTTCGCATCTCGGTGCTGTTCGGCCTGATCCTCACCATCGTGTCGTCCGTCATCGGCGTCGTCGCCGGCGGCGTGCAGGGCTATTTCGGCGGCTGGACCGATCTGTTGTTTCAGCGCTTCATCGAGATCTGGAACGCCATCCCCTATCTCTATCTTCTGCTGATCATCTCGGCGGTGCTGCCGCCGGGCTTTTTCATACTGCTCGGCATCATGGTGTTGTTTCACTGGGTGTCGCTCGTCGGCCTCGTACGCGCGGAATTCTTGCGCGGGCGCAACTTCGAATACATCCAGGCTGCGCGGGCGCTTGGTGTGTCGGATCGCGTGATCATGTTCCGCCATTTGTTGCCGAACGCCATGGTCGCGACCATGACGTTCCTGCCGTTCATCGTGTCATCGTCGGTGATGACGCTGACGGCGCTGGACTTCCTCGGCTTCGGCCTGCCTCCCGGCTCGCCCTCGCTCGGTGAGCTCTTGTCGCAGGCCAAGGCCAATGTGCAGGCGCCGTGGCTCGGCTTCAGCGGCTTCTTCTCGGTCGCGATCATGCTGTCGCTGCTGATCTTCACCGGCGAAGCGGTGCGCGACGCCTTCGATCCGCGCAAGACCTTCAAGTGAGGGCGTGATGGACGCGATCAACCAGCCGCTGCTCAGCGTGCGCGACCTCTCGGTGGCCTTCCACCAGGGCGGCGCCACCACGCTCGCGGTCGACAAGGTCTCGTTCCAGATCAAGCGCGGCGAATGCGTCGCGCTGGTCGGCGAATCCGGCTCCGGCAAGTCGGTCAGCGCGCTCTCGATCCTGAAGCTCCTGCCCTATCCGAACGCCTCGCATCCCTCGGGCAGCATCCGCTTCAAGGGACAGGAGCTGATCGACCGCTCGGAGCGCGAGATGCGGGAGGTGCGCGGCAGCGACATCTCCATCATCTTCCAGGAGCCGATGACCTCGCTCAATCCGCTGCACACGATCGAGGCGCAGATCGGCGAGATCATCCAGCTGCACAACCCGACCAGCAACGCGCGGACGCGCGAGCGGACGCTGGAGCTGCTCACACAAGTCGGCATTCCCGAGCCCGAGACGCGGCTGAAGAGCTATCCGCACCAGCTCTCCGGCGGCCAGCGCCAGCGCGTGATGATCGCGATGGCGCTTGCCAACGAGCCGGACCTCTTGATCGCGGACGAGCCGACCACGGCGCTCGACGTCACCGTGCAGGCGCAGATCCTGGCGCTGCTCGCCGAGATCCGCGCCCGGCTCGGCATGAGCCTGCTGTTCATCACCCATGATCTCGGCATCGTGCGCCGCATCGCCGACCATGTCTGCGTCATGAAAAGCGGTGAGATCGTCGAGCAGGGGCCGGTCGAGCAGGTGTTCAGGAGTCCAAAGCATCCCTACACGCGCGACCTGCTCGCGGCGGAGCCGAAGCCGGATCCAGCGCCGCCGCGGCCGGACGCGCCGGTGGTGATGTCGGCCGATGATTTGAAGGTCTGGTTTCCGATCAAGCGCGGACTGATGCGCAAGACGGTCGGCCACATCAAGGCGGTCGATGGCGTCAGCGTCGCCGTGCGCAAGGGCGAGACGCTCGGCGTCGTCGGCGAATCCGGCTCGGGCAAGACCACGCTGGGGCTGGCGCTGCTGCGGCTGATCTCCTCGAACGGGCGCATCGTGTTCTTGGGCAAAGACATCCAGGGCCTGCGCTTCAAGGAGATGCGCCCTATCAGGCGCGACATGCAGGTGGTGTTCCAGGACCCGTTCGGCTCGCTCAGCCCGCGCATGTCGGTCGCCGACATCGTCGCCGAAGGTCTCTCCGTGCATCAGCCGACACTCTCGCGCGAGGAGCGCGAGGCGCGCGTCGTCAAGGCGCTCGAGGACGTCGGCCTGAAGCCCGACACCCGCTACCGCTATCCGCACGAATTCTCCGGCGGCCAGCGTCAGCGCATCTCGATCGCGCGCGCAATGGTGCTGGAGCCGGATTTCGTGGTGCTGGACGAGCCGACCAGCGCGCTCGACATGCTGTTCCAGGCGCAGATGGTCGATCTCTTGCGCGAGCTCCAGCGCAAGCGCGACCTGACCTACATGTTCATCTCGCACGATTTGCGCGTGGTCGCCTCGCTCGCGAGCCACCTCATCGTGATGCGCGGCGGCAAGGTGGTCGAGGAAGGCCAGGCCGCCGACCTGTTCAAGAGCCCGAAGACGGATTACACCCGCGCGCTGTTCGCGGCCGCGTTCCGGCTGGAGATGGCGGGCGACGGCTCGGTCGCGACGTAGCCCCTTCACCTCTCCCGAAGGGAGAGGTGCGCAAGCAAATCGGTTGAGGGGCGGAACACTCACGCCTCACATTCGCTGTCGTCCCGGCGAAGGCCGGGACCCATACCGCGGAATCTCTCGGCTGCAATCGGTAGGTGTGCCGAACAGCGGTTCTTCGCCAAGCGTCCCCCGGGGCAATGGGTCCCGGCCTTCGCCGGGACGACGATCAGGAGGGTTGTTTGCGCCCTTGCGAGCTCAACCAAGCCGCTTGATCTCCACGATCTCGCTACCCGCCTGCCTGATCCGCGCAATGGCCGGCTCGATCGGCTCGATCACCGTCGCCATGTGATGCGCGTTGGCAATGAACCACGATTACGGTGACAGTGCACTTAATCATCCGTCGATAGACGGCGCAGCCTTCGATCCGCGCGTGCCGGGCTTGAAAGGGCGGAGCGGCCAATTGAGTGCACTGTCACCGTAATTCCGCGGCGGTCAGCGGACGTGATTGACCCAACTGAGACATGGGGTGCCGCCGTCCGCCTTGCGAGAGTACCGAGAAACGTGAATATTCATGCTGGTTCGCGTGTCTCAGGAAAATCCCGTAATAGAGCGCTGCAATGAATAGGGGTCTTGTCATGACAAGGTATCCGATTACGGTGGCCGCCTCGGTGCTAGCTCTGGCGCTTGTGGTGTCGCCGTCAGCCAATGTGCAGGCTGCCGAACTCAGGCTTCTGGCAGGTGGAGCAATGTCGGCCGTTTGGGCCGATATCAAACCGCAGTTTGAGCAAGCCTCTGGTCACAAGCTTGAAATTTTCCTTGGCACAACTCCGAACCTCATAAAGGAAGCCACATCGGGCAAGCCGTTCGATGTTGGCGTTGTACCTGTCGAGGTTATGCAGGATGCGTCGGCCAGAGCTAAATTCGTGGCAAGTCCGACAATCGATATTGCTCACGTTGGCCTCGGCGTTGCCGTCCAATCTGGCGCTCAAAAGCCTGAAATCGGCAACGCTGATGCCCTCAAAGCAACGCTGCTCAAAGCTCAGTCTATTGCCTCGATCCCGGAGAGCGCCACCGGCTATTCAATCGCAAAGGTATTTGATCGCCTTGGAATTACCGAGCCGATGAAGGCGAAGATGAAGGCGCAGCCCAACCCCGCGCAGGTCGTCGCGGTGGTCGCCAAGGGTGAAGTCGAATTGGGCATATTCCTTATCAACGTTCTCACGGCTCCCGGTTTGGAAGTCGTCGGTCCATTTCCGGCCGAACTGCAACAAAACGTGGTGTTTACGGCGGCGATCGGATCGGAAACCAAAGAAACTACCGCCGCCAAGGACCTTATTGAGTACCTTAAAAGTCCGGCGGCAGTTGCAATCATCAAATCAAAGGGCATGAACCCCGGCTGATCCGACGGATCAACCCGTTGCGCGGGAGACGTTCCTCGCGCTTCGCGTCGCGTGTTCGATCATCAGCGGTGCCACCGAAAACGTCCGTCACTTCCGTTAATGGCCGATTTTGTTGCAGAAGTCGGTAGGATCGACGCTCTCAGCCGAGGCCGAGATCTGAAAATTTGGGCTCGCGATCTCTCGGCCGCCTGCCCGGCATGGGCTGCGGATACGCCCCCGGGCACTGATGTTTGACGCAACCAACGCGACGGACGCCACTTACGCAACGCACGGTGCGGCCGTGTTGGGTGGATGGAGCGCCAGCTTGGCAAAGCGACGAAGGTTCTGAGCGATTGCTGCAAGCGTAAATTCGAACCGCGCGCCGGCCGGGCCACGCAGCCTCAGGCGGCCGAGCCGCAGAATCCGCTTGAGGTGCGCAAACAGCATCTCAACCTTCTTGCGATCTCGTCGGGTCTGATCGTAGGCAGGCGTCTTGGCGATCGCGCGGGCGACATCGCGCGCTGCCTCATGCACGTGGCGTGTGATCTTCCGGCTAGGCGAGTTTGGGCAGCATTTGGACTTGAGCGGGCAGTCGCGGCAATCGGCGACGCGCGAGAAATACGAGATAGCGTCATCCCCGCGTGGTCCGCGTGCTCCACTTGAGCGCGGCAGGATCTTGCCGCTGGGGCAGATACATTGATCGCGCGCCTCGTCATAGATGAAATCGTCGCGGCTGAACGTGCCGTCGTCGCGCTTTGACTTGTCGATCACCGGGATGTGGGGCGCGATCCCCTTCACATCGACCAGGAAGTGGAGATTTTGGGCCGCGCCGTAGGCCGTATCCGCGACGAGCCAGTCGGGTTTGATGCCGAACGTCTTCTCAGTCCTTTCGATCATCGTCTGGGATGCGCCAACCTCGGACTGGCGGATCGCCCGGGACGCTTCGACATCCATGATAATACCGAACTTGATGTCGACGAGGTAATTGTCGGCGTAGGCGAAGAACGCGGCGCTGCGCAGTGCGCCAGTCCACTGCGCGGCTGGGTCGGACGGCGCGACAAACTTCGGCACGACGTCGGTCGCACGACCCCATGCCGGATCGTCGAGATTGGCAAGGTAGTCCTGAACGGCGCGCCTGGCCCTCATCGGGTCGATGTCGTGGCTCCATTTGTCGCCCGGGGTCGAGCGGCACTTATTGGCGTCCGCCGCGATCAAGCTGGCATCGACGGCGAAACCATCGCCGCCGACAAGGCCAGCTTTGATGCACGAAACGACGACATGTTCGAAGACGTGACGAAAGACATCATGATCGCGAAAGCGCTCGTTGCGGGCGCGCGTGAATGCCGAGTGATCCGGGATTCTGTCCTCTATGCCAAGACCGCAGAACCAGCGATATGCGAGGTTGAGCTGGACCTCGCGGCATAATGCTCGCTCCGAGCGGATCGCGAATACGTATCCGAGGATGAGCATCCGGATCATCAACTCCGGATCGACCGATGGCCGACCAGTGTTGGAGTAGTGCGGCGCAAGCTCTGCGCGCACCCACGAGAGATCGAGAACTGCCGCAATCTGCCGAACCTGATGGTCGTCCGGTACTACGGCTTCGAGGTCGAACGCATAGAACAGCTGACCCTGCTCACTCTTGCACCGCCCCATCATCGAAACGCTCCGTCGATGGCCGCTTCACCTCACGGAATCACGGTTTGCTCCGCTCCTCAAGGGTTCTGCAACAAAATCGGCCCAAGGCAGACACGGACCGTGGGGCCTTCGATGCCGCCTTTCGAGAGTAAAGCCGACGCAACGCATTTTCGACGACGCGCCTACAGCCGCTTGATCGCGACGATCTCGCTACCCGCCTGCCTGATCCGCGCAATGGCCGGCTCGATCGGCTCGATCGCCGTCGCCATATGATGCGCGTTGGCATGAACCATGCTGCTGCCGTCGCGCACGATGGCGACATGGCCCTTCCAGAAGATCAGATCGCCGCGTAGCAGCGTGCTCCGTTCATGCGGCTCCAGCGCGCGGCCAAGCCCGGCCTGCTGCATGTCGCTGTCGCGTGGGCAGCCGATGCCCGCCGATGTCAGCGAGACCTGCACCAGGCCCGAGCAGTCGATGCCGAGGCTGCTCTTGCCGCCCCAGAGATAGGGCGTGCCGACGAAGCGTTCGGCGACAGCGACGAAGTCCGGCTCATGATGATCGAGCGGGTCGAGATGCGCCTTCGGCAGGAACATTCCTTCGCGCGTCACGGCAAAGCTGCCGTCCTCGCGCGCGATCGTGAGTTTTGATCCCAGCACCAGCGTGTCGGCCGGGGGCAATTTGATCGAGGGGCCGGGGAAGGCAAACGTCCGCAGCGCGCTCACCTTGTGGGTCGGCGCGGCCACGGGCTTCGTCAGCGCCGCATCCGGCATCCAGCCGACATAGCCGTCGCCGCCGAGCTGGCCCCAGGCCCAGCCCTCGTCGTTGCGGTCGTAGATCGTGACGCGCTCGCCGCGCAGTGCTTCGGTCGCCAGCATCGCGCTCGACGACGGCTGCTCGCGCACGGCTGCAATCGCCTCGATCACCTCGAATTCCTCGCCGGCGACGTAGCGATCCGCCTTCACCTTGCCTTCGAGATACTTTGCGGCGAGGTCGCGCCGTGCCGGCGTCAACCTTGGGTCGAAATCATCCATAGCGCTCGCTCAGCAATGCGTAGATCGCGCGGGCGGCCTGGCATTCGCCGCCCTCGGGCCGCGCCGGCTTGGCCGACGGTGTCCAGCCGTAAATATCCACGTGAAGCCAGCTTTTGGCCTGCTCGACGAAGCGCTGCAAAAACAGCGCGCAGGTGATCGAGCCGGCGAAGCCGCCGGACGGTGCATTGGTGATGGTGGCGGTCTTGGAGTCCAGCCAGGCATCGTAAGCGGGCCACAGCGGCATGCGCCACAACGGATCGTTCTCCTTCGCCGCGCAGCGCGCGACGTCGGCGGCCAGTGTCTCATCATTGGTGTAAAAGGGCGGTAAATCCGGTCCCAGCGCGACCCGCGCCGCGCCGGTCAACGTGCCGAGATCGATCAGCAGGTCCGGCTTCTCCTCGTCGGCCAGCGCCAGCGCGTCGGCGAGCACGAGCCGGCCTTCGGCGTCGGTGTTGCCGATCTCGACCGTGATGCCCTTGCGCGACGTAAAAATGTCGAGCGGGCGGAAGGCGTTGCCGGAGACCGCGTTTTCGACCGCGGGGATCAGCACGCGCAGCCGCACCTTCAGCTTCGCGTCCATCACCATGCGCGCCAGCGCCAGCACATTGGCGGCACCGCCCATGTCCTTCTTCATGATCAGCATGCCGCTCGACGGCTTCAGGTCGAGCCCGCCGGTGTCGAAGCAGACGCCTTTTCCCACCAGCGTCACCTTGGGATGATCAGGGTCGTCACCCCAGCCGATATCGATCAGCCGCGGCGCGCGATCCGAGGCCATGCCGACGGCGTGGATCAGCGGGAAATTCTTCGCCACCAGCTCGTCGCCGACGATGCAGGCAAAGCTCGCGCCGAACTCGGCGGCGAGGTCTCGTGCGGCGGCGGCCAGCTCCTCCGGCCCCATGTCGTTGGACGGCGTATTGATGAGGTCCCGCGCCAGCGTCGCGGCCTCCGCGACGCGATCGATCTCGACCGCATCGACACCATCCGGCGGCACCAGCCGGACGTCGGGGCTATCAGCCTTGCGGTAGCGGCCAAAGCGGTAACAGCCGAGCGCGAAGGCGAGCGCGGCCAGTCGGGTATCGTGCGGGGCATTGGCGAAACGATAGGTGCCCGGCGGCAGCAGGCCGGGCAGGGCGCCGGGCCGGAACGGGTCGCGCGATCGGGCGCTGTCGTCCTCGAGGCCGAACAGGATCTGCGCGATCGTGCCATCGGGCGCGGGCAGCGCCAGATAGCCGCCCGGCTTGCCGGCGAAGGCGCTCGCTGTGGCGAACTGACGCTGCGCCGGCGGTAGCCGCTCGGCGACCTGATCCCAGCTCGACTTGGTGACGAAGGTGATCGGGGTGGCGGTCGAGGCGGTCTCGAAGACGGAAGGCATTGGCGGGTCCGGCGCGTCAGATCAAACGGGTCATTCGGTCGGTGGAGACTTCGCAGAGTTTTGCCATGGCCGCAATCGGCTTCGCGGTCACCGCTGAGTGAGCCGCTACTCGCAGAGAAGCAGCCATGCTAGGTTCCGGCCGACGGTTGCCAGGCGTCAGGTGCGCAGAGAACGCCGGCGACCGAAGACGAGGCGTGCCGGGAGGAATTGCGATGGAATTTGTGTGGAGCGTGGTCACATTCATTGGCCAGGCCATCGAGGCGGTCTTTGGCTATGTCGAGCATCATCACTGGGTCTTCGCGTTCCTCGCCGGCGGCTACGTCTTCTATCTCCATGATCGTTCGGTCCATGCGCGGTTCGACGCGCTCGACAAGCGCCTGGACGAAATCCGCAAGCGCCTCGCCATCGAATATTGATCGGGCGAGACGAAACAATCGTCCGGCGACCTCGTACCTCCGCTGAGAACTGTCGTTCACGAGAGCGCGGCCGCAGGGCTTTACTAGCGCTGCGGTTGTGGCATTATTGTAGAATATTCTTGGGTTGCGTGATGTGCTCCTGCACGTATCGAGCGCAAGCGCGCGGCTGAATCTTGGTTGATGCCGGTCTGGATTGATACCGCCTGAGCCTCTTGGTCGTAAGCCTCTTGGTCGCGAGGCTCTTCGTCGAAGGCATTTCTCTCAATCGTTTGGGCGACGCAGCATTCGCGATGAGCGGCGCAACATGGATAGATCGTTTGTCATTGCGCAGATATCCGACCTGCATCTGGACGGGTCAGGCCGGCTGCTTGCCACGGTCGAGGCCCTCGTGGACTCTCTCCGCGAGAGGATGGCGGATTTCGCGGACGTCCCCGATCGCATCCTGCTGATCACGGGCGATCTCGTGAACGACCCGACGCCGCGTGCGCTCGACGAAGCGCTCGCGGTCATCGCGTCCCTGCGGCAGACCGGCCTGTTCACGGATATCCAGGCGGTGGCCGGCAATCACGACGTCAAGCGTCCGAGCCAGCGCGCAGGCCGGCACGACGCCTACGATTACCTGCACCTGCCGCGGACCTCGAAGAGCGTCTATTACCGTCAGGCTGGTCTCGATCTGGTGCTGCTGGACTCCAATAGCGCCAGCCTGACCACGCTTGCCAGTGGCGGTGTCGATGAGCGCGCCTACCAGGCGCTGGTGACGCATTCCGCCCGGTTGAGCGTCGAGCTCGCCGGCAGCACAGGTTCAGCCGGACGCACCGACTATGCCGAGCCCGCGGAAAACCTGGTGCGCGTGCTGGCGCTGCATCATCATCCGCTGCCGCAGGCGACCGGTGAGGGCAAGCGGTTTCTCGGCGTCCCCGACGAGCCGCTGATGTACCTCGCCGCGCCCGCGACCTTTCTCGAGGCCGCCACCTCGCTCAACGTCAATCTGATCCTGCACGGGCATCGGCATGTCGAGGGGCTCACCCGCTATTCGATTCCCGATCCGCGCACGACACGGAGCGGGGTCGAGGATTTCTGGCGCACGATCTATGTGCTCTCCTGTCCGTCGTCGACGGGGCAGGGCGGCGACGATGCCGGCTTCAACATCATCCATTTCAGTCCGAGGCCTCAGGCTGGAGGTTACCGGTTCGCGATCACGCGATATTCGCGGCCGCGCGACGAGGGCACATTCAGGCCGCTGGACTCGAACCTGCCGGGCGGCCTCATCACGCTTCCGGCGGGGCGGGATTTTTCCCGCGATCCCGCCATCCAGTCGGCGATCGATATCGCCTCATGCGCATCGTTGAAGCGGGATCAGGTCCCGGCGCTGGTCCGACAGCTGCTGTCGCGCCGCGCCTTCTACGATGACGGCGGGCAAAGCTGGGCGGACTCGCTCTACACTTATCTCGTCACTGCCCACGCCTGGTCGGATCTCAAGGGCAGGTTCGCAAGGTCGGGACCTGGGCCTGAGGTCGAGGCGCTGGCGGCAGCGCGAGCGTTGCTCCGTCAATTGATCGGGCAATCCGCCGACGTGCTTGGCATCGACCGCGCCACGCTCGACGAGCTCCGCGCCAACCGCCTGATCAATCGTGACGACGTCCTGCGCCGCTGGCCGCGGCTGCCGCGCGAGGGCATCGACATCGAGGAGCGGTTGCGACAGAGGCTGCAATGGCTGCGGGAGCTCGACCGGCAAGCGGGTGCGCTCGGCCTCGCTCTCGGCCTCGGCGGCAAGATGCCGCCGAAAACGCCGCCATAAAGCCGCAGGCCGCGCGTTAACCGGCCATTAGGGTTAACGGTCTATTGCTGGCGCGTTCGGCTCGATCCATCCGCTCGAGAGTCAAAGCGTCATGCGTCAACGGTTCAGTCCTGCCCGGCTTCTTGCCTCCGCCTCGCTGATCGCGCTGGTGGGTGCGAGCCTCGGCGGCTGCACGGCCATGTCAAAGCTCTCCGACGTCACCGGCTCGATCGGGCCGAAGGCGGAAGCCGCTCCGACCGATCCGGCGCGCGCCGTCGAGGTCTATGGCGAGCGTTACCGTGCCAATCCCAGGGATGCCGACGCGGCGCTGGCCTATGGCCAGGCCTTGCGCGCCAACGGCCAGCGCGCGCAGGCTGCCGCCGTGCTCGAGCAGGCGACCATCGCCAATCCCGGCAACAAGGCGCTGCTCGCCCAATACGGACGCGCGCTCGCCGACAACGGCAATTTCCAGCAGGCTTTCGACGTGCTGTCGAAGGCGCATTCGCCCGACAATCCGGACTGGCGCCTGCTCTCGGTGCAGGGCACTGCGCTCGACCAGATGGGCCGTCACGACGAGGCGCGCGCCTATTATGCCAGCGCGCTCAAGATCGCGCCGGGCGATCCCGGCGTGCTCTCAAATCTCGGCCTGTCCTACATGCTGTCGCGCGACCTGCCCAAGGCCGAGGACGTGCTGCGCCAGGCCTACGCCTCGCCGCACGCGAGCGCCCGGGTGCGGCAGAATCTCGGCCTGGTGGTCGGCCTCCAGGGCCGCTTTGCCGAGGCCGAAACCATCGTGAAGGCGGACCTGCCGCCGGACCAGGCCGCGGCCAATGTCGCCTATCTGAAGGACATGCTGAGCCGCAACGACGCCCCGCGCGGCGCTCAGAAGCGGACGCCGGTCGCGTCTCTCGGCCAATCCGACTGATCCGCCGCTCTTCGCGCCATTGCGCGGATTTCCCCTGACGCTTCAGACGCTTTGCGCGATCCA is part of the Bradyrhizobium commune genome and harbors:
- a CDS encoding tetratricopeptide repeat protein, producing MRQRFSPARLLASASLIALVGASLGGCTAMSKLSDVTGSIGPKAEAAPTDPARAVEVYGERYRANPRDADAALAYGQALRANGQRAQAAAVLEQATIANPGNKALLAQYGRALADNGNFQQAFDVLSKAHSPDNPDWRLLSVQGTALDQMGRHDEARAYYASALKIAPGDPGVLSNLGLSYMLSRDLPKAEDVLRQAYASPHASARVRQNLGLVVGLQGRFAEAETIVKADLPPDQAAANVAYLKDMLSRNDAPRGAQKRTPVASLGQSD
- a CDS encoding metallophosphoesterase family protein, with amino-acid sequence MDRSFVIAQISDLHLDGSGRLLATVEALVDSLRERMADFADVPDRILLITGDLVNDPTPRALDEALAVIASLRQTGLFTDIQAVAGNHDVKRPSQRAGRHDAYDYLHLPRTSKSVYYRQAGLDLVLLDSNSASLTTLASGGVDERAYQALVTHSARLSVELAGSTGSAGRTDYAEPAENLVRVLALHHHPLPQATGEGKRFLGVPDEPLMYLAAPATFLEAATSLNVNLILHGHRHVEGLTRYSIPDPRTTRSGVEDFWRTIYVLSCPSSTGQGGDDAGFNIIHFSPRPQAGGYRFAITRYSRPRDEGTFRPLDSNLPGGLITLPAGRDFSRDPAIQSAIDIASCASLKRDQVPALVRQLLSRRAFYDDGGQSWADSLYTYLVTAHAWSDLKGRFARSGPGPEVEALAAARALLRQLIGQSADVLGIDRATLDELRANRLINRDDVLRRWPRLPREGIDIEERLRQRLQWLRELDRQAGALGLALGLGGKMPPKTPP